One genomic segment of Gemmatimonadales bacterium includes these proteins:
- a CDS encoding translocation/assembly module TamB domain-containing protein: MRRRLAHIVFVTGVGTVALVVGLLAALTVAPPGRRLLARTVTDLSDRIFRGHLTIGEVSGNFLTRLSLRGVVLTDSSGAVVAQFPRLDISYQLPNLLAGRFDFSSLRAESPVIDLVRRRNGRMNYEEVLHLGEGAGTGQPPLIEFHNLEIHGGTLTLRLPWNPPGRIRASARDSVLAAERAFPGRVIVEGDEGLEQVRRLDSLDLRLARLTVSTPNRDPLSMVIDTLGARVSDPRVRVQQVRGQARVHRDSLIFEITRGALPGSRFQGAGVVTFPEGPLLLDFGMRFSALDLVDLRWISPDFPALHGRADVVGKSQDADRASFDLTNLHLENDTTRIDGQLVVLTDVRRGLGVRGMDLTIERLDLEAARPYLDTLPLRGSISGRVAGTGLLSNLQLSLDVQVTDIGVPGGATSSFEGEGRILTGNADGLTFRNFALASSDVDLRTVQLMTPTVTLEGRAQLAGTLDGPWRNVLFTGGMRHRDGERPVSVVDGWVRLDTRTLVTAFDGDLRLDTLSFEGIRAGYPTLPSLGSITGQVRLAGTMERMDLDASVRGEIGDFRVVGPATVTPPRWGGDSLQIDFRHLDLHALRGTGPTSDLTGGVLITGTIDTLVAPEGSIAGAIGPGRFDAFRIDTAMARIAVRDSVLVVDTLGVDWRGGQLGAGGSLGWTAPHEGQMELTVQLDSLQGLDSLLVAKLGLGPDSAGAELAGRGRLDFSLSGSLDSLTASGFADASDLTFRGGRLHSLSATFGWMGGARTSLSFTMLADTISFGRLVTSNVRIGTVGWTDSLEWSGSFEGGEGAAVGARGSHVATGDTRITTIDSMSMALTGHRWNLLAPVVVRSTDSGQSLSPVRLETADGSGAINMSGTIPGDLPGNLRLDAYGLDLRDVSGLFRGDTTGVSGSIGADLEVAGTRLSPVIQGTASLGDAVFGDFRSPFIQGILHYENRRLEGNLSIWKTGQRILGIEVALPLDLALAAVPRRQIDGPLMIRARADSLDLGTLEAFTTRVRSMSGVMSADVRVAGTWEAPTLDGFLDIRNGRGSVPSLGVRYSSIVGYARFMGDSLALDSLLLRSAPNDGSLRASGSVRFRPLTNPVLDIRLLAADFLATDIRGFLTLNGSGRMRLTGPFSSPTLTGGVTANSGALYFADLVSKDVVDLDDPEFRDLLDARFQRMLQRGYTTRNRFIDSLRVDNLTVRVGDAFWLRSNEANIQLGGQVRVDKLRREYRVDGRMDALRGNYTLVIGPVRRDFKVQQGQVRFLGTPDLNADLNIKAEHTVRPLDGSQDVPVIANITGTLLEPKLELTSTILPPISETNLVSYLMFRRPASTLQTTGGAPGDQQQALNLGLAYLSSAVTSELQRALVTDLRVPVDYIELRPGTAGGAYGSSTATQLAAGWQIGRKTFLTFSAGICTTGGATSYKNIGASFEYRFARGFRFLASFEPSASCTADQQTAPLSTNDRYQAGLDVLWEQEF; this comes from the coding sequence TCGTGACCGGGGTCGGGACGGTCGCGCTCGTGGTAGGCCTGCTCGCCGCACTGACGGTGGCACCCCCGGGCCGCCGGCTGCTCGCGCGGACGGTCACTGACCTGTCGGACCGGATCTTTCGCGGCCACCTCACTATCGGCGAGGTGTCGGGCAACTTCCTGACCCGGCTCTCGCTGCGCGGGGTGGTCCTCACGGACAGCAGCGGCGCGGTGGTCGCGCAATTCCCTCGGCTGGATATCAGCTACCAGCTCCCGAACCTCCTGGCCGGGCGGTTCGACTTCTCCTCGCTGCGCGCCGAATCGCCCGTCATCGACCTGGTCCGCCGTCGCAATGGCCGGATGAACTACGAGGAAGTGCTGCACCTCGGCGAGGGAGCCGGCACCGGCCAACCCCCGCTGATCGAGTTTCACAACCTCGAGATCCATGGCGGCACCCTCACCCTGCGACTGCCCTGGAATCCCCCGGGTCGAATCCGCGCCAGCGCGCGAGACTCGGTCCTCGCGGCGGAGCGCGCGTTCCCTGGGCGAGTCATCGTGGAGGGAGACGAAGGGCTCGAACAGGTCCGACGGCTCGACAGCCTCGACCTCAGGCTCGCGCGCCTCACCGTCAGCACCCCGAATCGTGATCCCCTCTCGATGGTCATCGACACCCTCGGCGCGCGGGTCAGCGATCCCCGGGTCCGGGTCCAGCAGGTGCGCGGCCAAGCCCGGGTGCACCGGGACAGCCTCATCTTCGAAATCACGCGGGGTGCCCTGCCAGGCTCCCGTTTTCAGGGCGCCGGCGTGGTGACCTTTCCCGAGGGACCGCTGCTGCTCGATTTTGGCATGCGATTCAGTGCGCTCGACCTCGTGGACCTGCGCTGGATTTCCCCCGACTTCCCCGCGCTGCATGGCCGGGCCGACGTGGTTGGCAAGTCGCAGGACGCGGATCGGGCCAGCTTCGACCTGACGAACCTCCACCTCGAGAACGACACCACCCGCATTGACGGACAGCTGGTTGTGCTCACGGACGTGCGGCGGGGCCTCGGCGTCCGGGGGATGGACCTCACGATCGAGCGCCTCGACCTAGAGGCCGCGCGGCCCTACCTCGACACCCTGCCGCTCCGCGGCAGCATCTCGGGGCGGGTGGCCGGCACCGGTTTGCTGTCCAACCTCCAGCTGTCGCTCGACGTGCAGGTCACGGACATCGGCGTGCCCGGCGGCGCAACGAGCAGCTTCGAGGGAGAGGGCCGCATCCTCACCGGGAACGCCGACGGGCTGACCTTCCGGAACTTTGCCCTCGCGTCCTCCGACGTCGACCTGCGGACGGTGCAGCTCATGACGCCCACCGTCACGCTGGAGGGGCGCGCCCAGCTCGCCGGTACCCTCGACGGCCCGTGGAGGAACGTGCTCTTCACCGGCGGGATGCGGCACCGGGACGGGGAACGCCCCGTGAGCGTCGTCGACGGGTGGGTCCGCCTCGATACGCGCACACTGGTCACCGCGTTCGACGGCGATCTGCGGCTCGACACCCTGTCGTTCGAAGGGATTCGTGCCGGCTATCCGACGTTGCCCAGCCTGGGCTCGATCACCGGGCAGGTGCGCCTGGCAGGGACCATGGAGCGGATGGACCTCGATGCCAGCGTCCGCGGCGAGATCGGCGACTTCCGGGTGGTGGGGCCGGCGACCGTGACGCCTCCCCGCTGGGGTGGCGACTCGCTCCAGATCGACTTCCGCCACCTCGACCTGCACGCGCTCCGGGGCACCGGTCCGACTTCCGACCTCACCGGTGGCGTGTTGATCACCGGTACGATCGACACGCTGGTGGCGCCCGAAGGCTCAATTGCCGGGGCAATCGGGCCGGGTCGGTTCGACGCGTTCCGGATCGACACTGCGATGGCGCGGATCGCGGTGCGCGACAGCGTCCTCGTCGTCGACACCCTTGGTGTCGACTGGCGCGGTGGCCAGCTGGGGGCCGGGGGCTCGCTCGGATGGACGGCGCCGCATGAAGGGCAGATGGAGCTGACGGTACAGCTCGACAGCCTGCAGGGCCTCGACTCCCTGCTCGTGGCGAAACTGGGACTGGGGCCGGATTCTGCCGGAGCCGAGCTCGCCGGTCGCGGTCGGCTGGACTTTTCCCTCTCAGGGTCGCTCGACTCGCTCACGGCGTCCGGATTTGCCGACGCCTCCGATCTCACCTTTCGCGGCGGGCGGCTCCACTCGCTTTCCGCCACGTTCGGCTGGATGGGCGGCGCGCGCACCTCGCTGAGCTTCACCATGCTGGCCGACACCATCTCGTTCGGACGGCTGGTGACGAGCAACGTGCGGATCGGAACCGTCGGCTGGACCGACTCCCTGGAATGGTCGGGGTCGTTCGAGGGGGGCGAAGGGGCGGCGGTCGGCGCGCGCGGAAGTCATGTCGCCACGGGCGACACGCGGATCACGACGATTGACTCGATGTCGATGGCGCTGACCGGCCATCGCTGGAACTTGCTCGCCCCGGTGGTGGTGCGCTCGACCGACTCTGGGCAGTCGTTGTCGCCGGTCCGGCTCGAGACGGCGGACGGTTCCGGCGCGATCAACATGTCCGGGACTATCCCCGGCGACCTGCCGGGCAACCTCCGTCTCGACGCGTACGGTCTGGATCTTCGCGATGTCTCGGGACTCTTCCGGGGCGACACCACCGGCGTGTCCGGCTCCATCGGCGCCGACCTTGAAGTGGCAGGCACGCGCCTCTCGCCAGTCATCCAGGGGACCGCGTCCCTTGGTGATGCGGTGTTCGGCGACTTCCGCTCTCCCTTCATCCAGGGAATCCTGCACTACGAGAATCGTCGTCTCGAGGGGAACCTCTCCATCTGGAAGACCGGCCAGCGGATCCTTGGCATCGAGGTGGCGCTGCCCCTCGACCTGGCGCTGGCCGCCGTCCCGCGGCGTCAGATCGACGGCCCGCTGATGATTCGTGCGCGCGCCGACAGCCTCGACCTCGGGACGCTCGAGGCGTTTACGACCCGTGTCCGCAGCATGTCGGGAGTGATGAGCGCCGACGTCCGGGTGGCGGGCACCTGGGAGGCGCCGACCCTGGACGGGTTCCTCGATATCCGGAACGGGCGCGGCTCGGTGCCCAGCCTGGGTGTGCGATACTCGAGCATCGTGGGGTACGCCCGGTTCATGGGCGACTCGCTCGCCCTTGACTCCCTCCTGCTCCGCAGCGCTCCCAACGACGGGTCGCTGCGTGCCAGCGGCAGCGTTCGCTTCCGGCCGCTGACAAACCCGGTCCTCGACATTCGTTTGCTGGCGGCCGATTTCCTGGCGACCGACATCCGCGGCTTCCTGACGCTCAATGGCTCGGGCCGGATGCGCCTGACCGGCCCGTTCAGTTCACCGACGCTGACGGGCGGTGTGACCGCCAACAGCGGCGCCCTGTACTTTGCCGACCTCGTCTCGAAGGACGTGGTCGACCTCGACGATCCCGAGTTCCGTGACCTGCTCGACGCCCGGTTCCAGCGGATGCTGCAGCGCGGATACACGACCCGCAACCGGTTCATCGATTCGCTGCGGGTGGACAACCTCACCGTCCGGGTGGGCGACGCCTTCTGGCTTCGTTCCAACGAGGCGAACATCCAGCTCGGGGGCCAGGTCCGGGTGGACAAGCTCCGCCGCGAGTACCGGGTGGACGGGCGGATGGACGCGCTCCGGGGCAACTACACGCTGGTCATCGGGCCGGTGCGGCGCGACTTCAAGGTGCAGCAGGGGCAGGTGCGCTTCCTCGGCACGCCGGACCTGAACGCCGACCTCAACATCAAGGCCGAGCACACCGTGCGGCCCCTCGACGGGAGCCAGGATGTGCCCGTCATCGCCAACATCACCGGGACGCTGCTCGAGCCCAAGCTCGAGTTGACGTCCACGATCCTGCCGCCGATTTCCGAGACGAACCTGGTTTCCTATCTGATGTTCCGCCGGCCGGCCTCGACGCTGCAGACCACCGGGGGCGCGCCCGGCGATCAGCAACAGGCGCTGAACCTGGGGCTGGCCTATCTCTCGAGCGCCGTGACGAGCGAACTCCAGCGGGCGCTCGTGACCGACCTGCGGGTGCCGGTGGACTACATTGAACTGCGGCCTGGCACGGCCGGGGGCGCCTACGGCTCCTCGACCGCCACCCAGCTGGCCGCCGGGTGGCAGATCGGTCGCAAGACGTTCCTCACGTTCAGCGCCGGCATCTGCACGACCGGCGGCGCCACCAGCTACAAGAACATCGGGGCGAGCTTCGAGTATCGCTTTGCGCGTGGCTTTCGCTTCCTCGCGAGCTTCGAGCCGTCGGCGTCCTGCACCGCCGACCAGCAGACGGCGCCGCTCTCCACCAACGACAGGTACCAGGCCGGTCTCGACGTCCTCTGGGAGCAGGAGTTCTAG
- a CDS encoding diacylglycerol kinase family lipid kinase yields the protein MPRALVITNPAAARTKPKTVRDVRDVLRRGGWHAEVVATGGTGDARRLAAEAVAAGMDAVAVFGGDGTTMQAASSLVGSDVALALIPGGTGNLLAGNLRIPFVAGRAAEVLVRGVSKQLDLGRLDDATGVPHYFAVACGAGFDAQIMAETSSALKQRWGVGAYIATSLRLISQMRSHCYHIRVDGVEYEANAAVVMVANCAEVLPPILRFGEGVRPDDGLLDVVVLRADGLADGVQAIWHFLRRADGPESRVGHVRGREIHIETDAVVPVELDGDLGGQTPFTATVVPGAIRVMVPAPA from the coding sequence GTGCCACGTGCCCTCGTCATCACCAACCCCGCCGCCGCGCGGACCAAGCCGAAGACCGTGCGCGACGTGCGCGACGTGTTGCGACGTGGCGGGTGGCACGCCGAGGTGGTGGCAACCGGGGGCACGGGCGACGCCCGCCGTCTGGCCGCCGAAGCGGTGGCGGCGGGCATGGACGCGGTGGCGGTGTTCGGCGGCGATGGCACGACGATGCAGGCCGCCTCGTCGCTGGTGGGGTCCGACGTTGCCCTGGCGCTCATCCCCGGTGGGACCGGCAATCTCCTCGCGGGTAACCTCCGCATCCCGTTCGTGGCGGGTCGGGCGGCCGAGGTGCTGGTCCGGGGCGTCTCGAAGCAGCTCGACCTCGGACGCCTCGACGACGCCACCGGCGTCCCGCATTACTTCGCGGTGGCGTGCGGGGCCGGATTCGATGCGCAGATCATGGCGGAGACCTCCAGCGCGCTGAAACAGCGCTGGGGCGTGGGCGCCTACATCGCAACCTCGCTGCGGCTGATCAGCCAGATGCGGAGCCATTGCTATCACATCCGGGTGGATGGGGTGGAGTACGAGGCGAATGCGGCGGTCGTGATGGTGGCCAACTGTGCCGAGGTGCTGCCGCCGATCCTCCGCTTTGGTGAGGGCGTCCGTCCCGATGACGGATTGCTGGACGTGGTCGTGCTGCGCGCGGACGGGCTGGCGGATGGGGTCCAGGCGATCTGGCACTTCCTCCGCCGCGCCGACGGACCCGAGTCCCGGGTCGGCCACGTGCGGGGGCGCGAGATACACATCGAAACCGACGCGGTGGTCCCGGTGGAACTCGACGGCGACCTCGGCGGACAGACGCCGTTCACGGCGACGGTGGTCCCCGGCGCGATTCGCGTCATGGTGCCGGCGCCCGCATGA
- a CDS encoding PAS domain S-box protein: MSRPYRGGSLPVEVLAAIAEATARLLPPEALYEVLREQVASLVDCDAFYVALYEPAAERLRFVAHTDRGERLPPSEAPLGRGPTSWVVRHRRVLALGRPEAMEATRGNAFGSAEPSQSAVHAPMMLGDRVIGVLSTQSYRADAYDDDAVHVVAAVAAHAAIAIQATRTVDSTRAAEAMAVATIAGSEALRALAHDLSTLGTLDAMVERGLQAALTIGQAAGAMIAGRPGEQLPGLVVLGALGREARLYRVGDVLGERDPQVAVSRSGELRSSEDLEGEPEAAPDPRRPRPHRPGAMVPMRFGSVVTGVLTVSGPDGAWSIPSPDALLLLQAVGDQVAAAISGLRLRGELLTRLDQIDALGRVAHALTGVEDADRTTHFLVEEGMRVFNAERTAVFLLDRKARTASCLARINLSAEYAQALERQFHALPAASTLLDGRPVFVEHARSDFASPMAAAVQAEGYASVAFLPLVFADETIGVLAFFHDRPREYLSEERRLAVAFADQAALAIGKSRLFDLVSRSRREWETAFDAAATGLAILDAQGQIARANRFVADLAGVAVTEIVGRSFHGLFVEGDEAREDPVALSAKTGSGVTTLLESADGRSLVVTATPLPEGGHVVAVDDVSQVLRLEQRFRLVVEAAHDAIVLADGQGNVRFANAAAADLFGSSAEELKGRLLAGLIPGEPQGGTGSRRFESCIVRPDGGARLLSVSLAPLGTAEGEGGSVALMRDVTRERVATDELRRSEMRYRALFATVPVAIFTLDEAGVLRSVNPAARALGGFEDEAPRLEDFVVPAESGYVDRQLAKVRGGEPREFVMHLRRPDGTVREAEVVAVPAAGEEAGAPLVLAIARDVTDEQRLREQLGHTEKLAALGRLVSGVAHELNNPLAGISALAQALILDEPLDDGSQRVVESIRVEATRAAQIVTDLLAFARQRPLRRAEVDLGALVRDVIDTNGERIGRWALECAPDLPAAHADPDQIRQVVLNLLSNGAHAMRATGASGTVRVWADGPLLLLEVLDDGPGIPPDVMARIFEPFFTTKPAGEGTGLGLSISHGIIRAHGGDIRAENRPGGGARFWFELPRHPGRGAR; this comes from the coding sequence ATGAGCCGCCCCTATCGCGGCGGATCGCTGCCGGTCGAGGTGCTGGCCGCCATCGCCGAGGCGACGGCGCGCCTGCTGCCGCCGGAGGCCCTCTATGAGGTGCTGCGGGAGCAGGTCGCCAGCCTCGTGGACTGCGATGCGTTCTACGTGGCGCTCTACGAACCTGCCGCCGAGCGCCTCCGATTCGTGGCGCACACCGATCGCGGGGAGCGCCTGCCTCCCTCGGAGGCGCCCCTCGGCCGGGGGCCGACCAGCTGGGTGGTGCGTCACCGGCGAGTGCTTGCGCTCGGGCGCCCCGAGGCCATGGAAGCCACGCGGGGCAATGCATTCGGATCCGCCGAGCCGAGTCAATCGGCCGTGCATGCCCCCATGATGCTGGGCGACCGCGTGATCGGGGTGCTGTCCACGCAATCGTACCGCGCCGATGCGTACGACGACGACGCCGTCCACGTGGTGGCCGCGGTGGCGGCACACGCGGCCATCGCCATCCAGGCGACGCGCACCGTCGACAGCACCCGGGCCGCGGAGGCCATGGCGGTGGCCACGATCGCCGGCAGCGAGGCGCTCCGCGCCCTGGCCCACGACCTCTCCACCCTCGGCACCCTCGACGCGATGGTCGAACGTGGGCTGCAGGCGGCGCTCACCATCGGGCAGGCGGCCGGGGCGATGATCGCCGGACGGCCGGGCGAGCAGTTGCCGGGGTTGGTCGTGCTCGGCGCCCTCGGGCGGGAGGCGCGCCTCTACCGGGTCGGCGACGTCCTCGGCGAGCGTGATCCGCAGGTGGCCGTCTCCCGCAGCGGCGAGCTCCGCTCGAGCGAGGACCTCGAAGGTGAGCCGGAAGCGGCGCCGGACCCGCGGCGGCCGCGCCCACACCGGCCCGGAGCGATGGTCCCGATGCGGTTCGGTTCCGTGGTCACGGGGGTCCTCACGGTGTCGGGACCCGACGGGGCATGGTCCATCCCATCGCCCGATGCGCTTCTGCTGCTTCAGGCGGTGGGCGACCAGGTTGCGGCGGCCATCAGCGGATTGCGGCTCCGGGGCGAACTCCTGACGCGCCTCGACCAGATTGACGCGCTTGGGCGGGTGGCCCATGCGCTGACCGGCGTGGAAGACGCCGACCGCACGACGCACTTCCTGGTGGAAGAGGGGATGCGAGTCTTCAACGCGGAACGCACCGCCGTCTTCCTCCTCGACAGGAAAGCGCGGACGGCGTCCTGCCTCGCTCGCATCAACCTCTCCGCGGAGTATGCCCAGGCGCTCGAGCGGCAGTTCCATGCCCTGCCGGCCGCGTCGACCCTCCTCGACGGGCGGCCCGTCTTTGTGGAGCACGCCCGGAGCGACTTCGCCTCGCCCATGGCGGCGGCGGTGCAGGCGGAGGGGTACGCGTCGGTGGCCTTCCTTCCACTGGTCTTTGCCGACGAGACGATCGGGGTACTGGCCTTCTTTCACGATCGGCCCCGGGAATACCTGTCGGAGGAACGCCGCCTGGCGGTGGCGTTTGCGGACCAGGCGGCGCTGGCCATTGGCAAGAGCCGCCTCTTCGACCTGGTCAGCCGCAGCCGGCGAGAGTGGGAGACGGCCTTTGACGCCGCCGCCACCGGGCTCGCCATCCTCGACGCACAGGGCCAGATCGCGCGGGCCAACCGGTTTGTCGCCGACCTGGCCGGTGTGGCCGTGACGGAGATTGTCGGGCGGTCGTTTCACGGGCTCTTTGTCGAGGGCGACGAAGCGCGGGAAGATCCCGTCGCGCTCTCGGCGAAGACGGGCTCGGGGGTGACCACCCTGCTGGAGTCGGCGGACGGCCGGTCGCTGGTGGTGACGGCCACGCCACTCCCCGAGGGGGGGCATGTGGTGGCGGTGGATGACGTGAGCCAGGTGCTGCGGTTGGAGCAGCGCTTCCGCCTCGTGGTCGAAGCGGCCCACGACGCCATCGTTCTTGCGGACGGGCAGGGAAACGTGCGGTTCGCCAACGCCGCCGCGGCCGACTTGTTCGGGAGTTCCGCCGAGGAGCTTAAGGGCCGCCTGCTGGCCGGGCTGATCCCGGGCGAGCCCCAGGGCGGAACGGGCTCGCGTCGGTTCGAGTCGTGCATTGTGCGGCCGGACGGCGGGGCCCGGTTGCTGTCGGTCTCGCTCGCGCCGCTGGGGACCGCGGAAGGCGAAGGGGGGTCGGTGGCGCTGATGCGCGATGTCACCCGCGAGCGGGTGGCGACCGACGAGCTCCGCCGTTCCGAAATGCGGTATCGGGCATTGTTCGCCACCGTTCCGGTCGCCATCTTCACGCTGGACGAGGCAGGGGTCCTGCGTTCGGTCAATCCCGCGGCGCGGGCACTCGGCGGGTTCGAGGACGAGGCGCCCCGCCTTGAGGACTTCGTGGTGCCGGCGGAATCCGGGTACGTTGACAGGCAACTGGCAAAGGTGCGCGGGGGCGAGCCCCGGGAATTCGTCATGCACCTCCGGCGGCCCGACGGGACGGTCCGGGAGGCGGAGGTCGTGGCGGTGCCGGCGGCCGGTGAGGAGGCCGGCGCGCCCCTGGTGCTCGCCATCGCCCGCGACGTGACCGACGAACAGCGGCTGCGGGAACAACTCGGGCATACCGAAAAGCTGGCGGCGCTGGGGCGCCTGGTGAGCGGCGTGGCGCACGAGTTGAACAACCCCCTGGCCGGGATCAGCGCGCTGGCGCAGGCGCTCATTCTCGATGAGCCGCTCGACGACGGGAGCCAGCGGGTGGTAGAGAGCATCCGGGTTGAGGCGACGCGCGCGGCCCAGATCGTGACCGACCTCCTGGCGTTCGCCCGGCAGCGGCCACTCCGCCGGGCTGAGGTGGACCTGGGCGCACTGGTCCGGGATGTGATCGATACCAATGGCGAACGGATCGGCCGGTGGGCACTCGAGTGTGCGCCGGACCTGCCCGCCGCCCACGCCGACCCCGACCAGATCCGGCAGGTGGTGCTGAACCTGCTGTCCAACGGGGCGCACGCGATGCGCGCCACGGGAGCGAGCGGGACAGTGCGCGTCTGGGCCGACGGCCCCCTCCTGCTGCTTGAGGTCCTCGATGACGGGCCGGGTATTCCGCCGGACGTGATGGCGCGTATCTTCGAACCATTCTTCACGACCAAGCCGGCCGGGGAGGGCACCGGGCTCGGGCTCTCGATTTCCCACGGGATCATCCGTGCCCACGGCGGCGACATCCGCGCCGAGAACCGTCCGGGAGGCGGGGCGCGCTTCTGGTTCGAACTCCCGCGGCATCCTGGCCGCGGTGCGAGGTGA
- a CDS encoding sigma-54 dependent transcriptional regulator: MIGSVLLIDDDTDVLRAIGNYFEQLGWEVTRELSGEAGLATFDRLHPDVVMLDLHLPGMDGLEVLEKLRERDAGVILLTGNSDVPTAVRAMQLGAENFLSKPVDMTHLSAAAARVADKARLRRVNEALVNHGGAGHGLDSLGGSATMKAFAHQISLLAQSERTTVLLLGESGSGKGWVARMIHNLGPRARMPFVEVNCAGLSATFLDSELFGHEKGAFTDAKDRKQGLFEIADRGTIFLDEIGDLSLELQPKLLKVLETKTFRRLGGTREISVDVRLIAATNKDLSAEVEAGRFREDLYYRLSVMPVRLPAVRERSRDDRLALITRIFNDLRTELPDGPPEIGAEALERLLGYGWPGNVREMRNVLERALILGRGQAGIGVEHLPGEFRARPGPGDRRHTPLALEELERQHIERTLRHHGGNRTRSALELGISRATLINKIKRWNLDI, encoded by the coding sequence ATGATCGGTTCCGTACTACTGATCGATGACGACACGGACGTGCTGCGCGCCATCGGCAACTACTTCGAGCAGCTCGGCTGGGAGGTCACCCGCGAACTCAGCGGGGAGGCCGGGCTCGCCACGTTCGATCGCCTGCACCCCGACGTCGTGATGCTCGACCTTCATCTCCCGGGGATGGACGGCCTCGAGGTGCTCGAGAAGCTCCGGGAACGCGACGCCGGCGTCATTCTCCTGACCGGCAACAGCGACGTCCCCACCGCGGTGCGGGCCATGCAGCTCGGCGCCGAGAACTTCCTGTCCAAGCCGGTGGACATGACGCACCTGTCGGCCGCGGCCGCGCGGGTGGCGGACAAGGCGCGGCTCCGCCGCGTCAACGAGGCGCTAGTCAACCATGGCGGCGCGGGGCACGGGCTCGACTCCCTCGGCGGCTCGGCCACGATGAAGGCCTTCGCCCACCAGATTTCGCTCCTCGCGCAGAGCGAGCGGACCACCGTGCTCCTCCTTGGGGAGAGCGGCAGCGGCAAGGGGTGGGTCGCACGGATGATCCACAACCTCGGCCCCCGGGCACGGATGCCGTTCGTGGAGGTCAACTGCGCCGGCCTGAGTGCCACCTTCCTCGACTCCGAACTGTTCGGGCACGAGAAGGGGGCGTTCACCGACGCGAAGGACCGCAAGCAGGGGCTCTTCGAAATCGCCGACCGCGGCACGATCTTTCTCGACGAAATCGGGGACCTGTCGCTGGAGCTCCAGCCCAAGCTGCTGAAGGTGCTGGAGACGAAGACCTTCCGCCGGCTGGGCGGCACGCGGGAAATCTCGGTGGATGTCCGGTTGATCGCCGCCACGAACAAGGATCTGTCGGCGGAAGTGGAGGCGGGCCGGTTCCGCGAGGACCTCTACTATCGCCTCAGCGTGATGCCCGTGCGGCTGCCGGCGGTCCGGGAACGCTCGCGGGACGATCGCCTGGCGCTGATCACGCGGATCTTCAACGACCTCCGCACGGAGCTCCCCGATGGTCCGCCGGAAATCGGCGCGGAGGCTCTCGAGCGGCTGCTGGGCTATGGCTGGCCCGGCAACGTGCGCGAGATGCGGAACGTGCTCGAGCGTGCCCTGATCCTCGGCCGGGGACAGGCGGGAATCGGCGTCGAGCACCTGCCAGGCGAATTCCGCGCCCGGCCGGGACCGGGCGACCGACGGCACACCCCGCTGGCCCTCGAGGAGCTGGAGCGGCAGCACATTGAGCGAACCCTCCGGCACCATGGAGGCAATCGCACGCGCTCAGCCCTGGAGCTGGGCATTTCGCGCGCAACGCTGATCAACAAGATCAAACGCTGGAACCTGGACATCTGA
- a CDS encoding C40 family peptidase → MNSVIAHAAVAPVFREASLRTEQVTQLVMGETADLLETTGTWYRIRTAVDHYEGWVHRGYIRDVTAEEAVRWREEATGWSTGAEIETTAGRRRVPVRARAVLEHGRIRLPDGTSGSLTQGHMLPADELRRLARTVPAEQWALETFSGAPYQWGGLTECGVDCSGLVQTTFAARGVPLPRDSSAQALVGAEVARDAIAPGDLLFFSENGRSVTHVAFAAEDDTLVHSTVSCGGVLRESWAPGHRAAHLRELFVTARRVPGAAASE, encoded by the coding sequence GTGAACTCTGTCATTGCGCACGCCGCGGTGGCTCCCGTGTTCCGGGAGGCGTCACTGCGGACCGAGCAGGTCACGCAACTGGTGATGGGTGAAACGGCCGACCTGCTCGAGACCACCGGTACCTGGTACCGGATCCGGACCGCCGTGGACCACTACGAAGGGTGGGTCCACCGGGGATACATCCGCGACGTGACCGCGGAGGAGGCGGTCCGGTGGCGGGAGGAGGCCACGGGGTGGTCAACGGGCGCGGAGATCGAGACGACGGCGGGCCGTCGGCGAGTTCCGGTGCGTGCCCGCGCAGTACTGGAGCACGGCCGGATTCGCCTGCCCGACGGCACCAGCGGCTCGCTGACGCAGGGGCACATGCTGCCCGCCGATGAACTCCGGCGCTTGGCGCGGACCGTGCCGGCCGAACAGTGGGCGCTGGAGACGTTCTCCGGCGCGCCGTACCAGTGGGGTGGACTCACCGAGTGCGGCGTCGACTGTTCGGGACTGGTGCAGACCACCTTCGCGGCGCGCGGGGTACCGCTGCCGCGCGATTCGTCGGCGCAGGCGCTGGTCGGCGCGGAGGTGGCACGCGACGCGATCGCCCCTGGAGACCTGCTCTTCTTCAGCGAGAACGGCCGGAGCGTGACCCACGTGGCCTTTGCCGCCGAGGACGACACGCTGGTCCACTCGACCGTGTCGTGCGGCGGTGTGCTCCGGGAGTCGTGGGCCCCGGGGCATCGGGCGGCGCACCTCCGGGAGTTGTTCGTGACCGCCCGTCGTGTTCCGGGAGCCGCCGCCTCCGAATGA